In a single window of the Actinomycetota bacterium genome:
- a CDS encoding FAD-dependent oxidoreductase → MNHDADAIVVGAGPAGASAALVLARAGLSVVLLERGPFPGSKNMYGGVVYPRVLDQLIPEWWQTAPVQRWVVRRATMLMTETQALTVDYRTNAWGKPPYNGATAYRPDFDHWLAGQAEEAGARLVCSTTVTGLLRDTSGAIVGVRTDRPGGDLRAPMVIACDGVNSFLAKEAGLYGKLDASNYTLGVKETLALPKDVIDERFGVRDSEGVDIEILGGTSGVNGGGFLYTNLDTISVGVVLKLPKLAAQDKRPEEIIARLKAHPAIKPLVEGGELKEYSAHLIPESGWSMLPDFAAPGLLVAGDAAALCFAAGIWLEGVNFAMASGMYAGQTAAEALRKGDTSLAGLAGYRERLEASFVLQDHKKLRGVPSLVLSDRVQHRYPPFVANVVERMFRVDNPDPKPGLRRIVLEERKRAGLRWRDLIRDARTAVRGFG, encoded by the coding sequence ATGAACCACGACGCCGACGCGATCGTCGTCGGTGCCGGCCCGGCGGGCGCCAGCGCGGCGCTCGTCCTCGCCCGCGCCGGGCTGTCGGTGGTGCTCCTCGAGCGGGGGCCGTTCCCCGGCTCGAAGAACATGTACGGCGGCGTCGTCTATCCCCGCGTCCTCGACCAGCTGATCCCCGAGTGGTGGCAGACGGCACCTGTCCAGCGCTGGGTGGTGCGCCGGGCGACGATGCTGATGACCGAGACGCAGGCGCTGACCGTCGACTACCGCACCAACGCGTGGGGCAAACCTCCGTACAACGGCGCCACCGCCTACCGCCCCGACTTCGACCACTGGCTTGCCGGGCAGGCCGAGGAGGCTGGCGCGCGCCTCGTCTGCAGCACGACCGTCACCGGGCTGCTGCGTGACACCTCGGGGGCGATCGTCGGCGTGCGCACCGACCGTCCCGGCGGTGACCTGCGCGCGCCGATGGTCATCGCATGCGACGGGGTGAACAGCTTCCTCGCGAAGGAGGCCGGGCTCTACGGCAAGCTCGACGCGTCGAACTACACGCTCGGGGTCAAGGAGACCCTCGCTCTGCCCAAGGACGTCATCGACGAGCGGTTCGGCGTGCGCGACTCCGAGGGTGTGGACATCGAGATCCTCGGCGGCACGTCGGGGGTGAACGGCGGCGGTTTCCTCTACACCAACCTCGATACGATCTCGGTGGGCGTGGTGCTGAAGTTGCCCAAGCTCGCCGCGCAGGACAAGCGGCCGGAGGAGATCATCGCCCGCCTCAAGGCGCACCCCGCGATCAAGCCTCTCGTCGAGGGTGGCGAGCTGAAGGAGTACTCGGCCCACCTCATCCCCGAGTCCGGATGGTCGATGCTGCCCGACTTCGCGGCGCCCGGCCTGCTCGTCGCCGGCGACGCGGCCGCGCTCTGCTTCGCGGCCGGCATCTGGCTGGAGGGCGTCAACTTCGCGATGGCGAGCGGGATGTACGCGGGCCAGACCGCGGCCGAGGCGCTGCGCAAGGGCGACACGAGCTTGGCCGGGCTCGCCGGTTACCGCGAGCGGTTGGAGGCAAGCTTCGTCCTGCAAGACCACAAGAAGTTGCGCGGGGTGCCTTCGCTCGTGCTCTCCGACCGCGTGCAGCACCGATACCCGCCGTTCGTCGCCAACGTGGTCGAGCGCATGTTCCGCGTAGACAACCCTGACCCCAAGCCGGGCCTGCGCCGGATCGTGCTCGAGGAGCGCAAGCGAGCCGGGCTGCGCTGGCGCGACCTGATCCGTGACGCGCGTACCGCGGTGCGAGGATTCGGCTGA
- a CDS encoding mycofactocin-associated electron transfer flavoprotein alpha subunit (Built with help from friend_finder, bracket5, and grep mycofactocin) has translation MLAVVPVRAGALPAGGSEAVAECGGAVLLVGEGTADAAQGLAGMSSRVETAELGLFRPGAWSRVLAPHLRAENHLVLPASPDGRDLAPRLAHELGRDLHAGAISITPQRISLARHGGLFVADVRPRGPFVATLQPGARGAEHRVGAAPPEVVAIELATSAAGRDDHGEDAEMIEQLPPDVTTMDLAEAPRIAAGGGGLDSAERFAQLSAVAAALGASLGATRVVTDRAWIGHSRQIGTTGVVVDPRLYMAFAISGAVQHTSGLGQPDHIVSVNTDPHCPMMQLADLAVVADANAVIDELAALVRELGEVGEGAPR, from the coding sequence ATGCTCGCAGTCGTACCCGTTCGTGCCGGAGCACTCCCTGCCGGCGGCTCAGAGGCTGTGGCCGAGTGTGGTGGAGCGGTGCTGCTCGTCGGCGAGGGGACCGCAGATGCGGCGCAGGGCCTGGCCGGGATGTCGTCGAGGGTGGAGACAGCCGAGCTCGGGCTCTTCCGGCCTGGCGCCTGGTCACGCGTCCTCGCCCCTCACCTGCGCGCCGAGAACCACCTGGTGCTGCCCGCGTCTCCCGACGGCCGAGACCTCGCACCGCGGCTCGCCCACGAGCTCGGCCGCGACCTGCACGCTGGTGCGATCTCGATCACCCCGCAGCGGATCAGCCTTGCCCGCCACGGCGGGCTGTTCGTCGCCGATGTGCGGCCCCGTGGGCCGTTCGTGGCCACTCTCCAACCCGGCGCCCGCGGTGCCGAACACCGTGTCGGGGCCGCACCCCCAGAGGTCGTCGCCATCGAGCTCGCCACGTCTGCGGCCGGCCGCGACGACCACGGCGAGGACGCGGAGATGATCGAGCAACTGCCACCGGACGTCACCACGATGGACCTCGCCGAGGCACCCCGCATCGCCGCCGGCGGCGGTGGGCTCGACTCGGCCGAACGCTTCGCCCAGCTCTCCGCGGTCGCCGCTGCGCTCGGCGCCTCGCTCGGGGCGACGCGGGTGGTCACCGACCGCGCTTGGATCGGCCACTCCCGCCAGATCGGCACCACCGGCGTGGTCGTCGACCCGCGCTTGTACATGGCGTTCGCGATCAGCGGCGCGGTGCAGCACACCAGCGGGCTCGGCCAGCCGGACCACATCGTCAGCGTCAACACCGACCCGCACTGTCCGATGATGCAGCTCGCCGACCTCGCCGTCGTGGCCGACGCGAACGCGGTCATCGACGAGCTTGCCGCCCTGGTCCGCGAGCTCGGCGAAGTCGGCGAAGGAGCCCCACGATGA
- a CDS encoding DUF222 domain-containing protein: protein MEPVVGVVGVEEEALAVLNAGVDALSSLDLVGLSDDRLHALTIAVQRCTARLGVARAAVVRRWDMRGVWAADGSRSPAHRLARETNTSTHSARVEIARARDLAVMTKTAAAITAGRLSLDHVYLFAKARKEPCQAAFTESEEWLVDQCARLPFPDAERLVRYWRQRADAAAAEEEAERNESANALHASAILDGTVVINGQLDAVSGAVFTNELNRLERQLLLADKAQLVVRTAAQRRAAALVEMAKRSAASKTGRQRPLVTVLVGDETLRHMCELSNGTVITPGQAAGLVNDALVESVIFDNKTTVIAVTHKRRFTGALRRAIEVRDRRCQHSSGCYQSVERCDVDHITAWRDGGQTSQFNGRLLCAFHNRHPDVSDHHQVKPQPVRPIDDLDRLRALIRWRNQQA from the coding sequence ATGGAACCCGTAGTCGGGGTTGTAGGGGTCGAAGAAGAGGCGCTGGCGGTCTTGAACGCCGGTGTCGATGCACTGTCCAGTCTCGACCTCGTCGGTCTGTCTGACGACAGATTGCACGCGTTGACGATCGCCGTGCAGCGCTGCACCGCCCGGTTGGGGGTGGCTCGCGCCGCTGTCGTTCGCCGCTGGGACATGCGGGGGGTGTGGGCCGCAGACGGGTCACGCAGCCCCGCCCACCGCCTCGCCCGGGAGACGAACACCTCCACGCACTCCGCTCGGGTGGAGATCGCCAGGGCGCGGGACCTTGCCGTGATGACGAAGACCGCAGCGGCGATCACCGCCGGTCGGTTGTCGTTGGATCACGTGTACTTGTTCGCCAAGGCGCGCAAGGAACCCTGCCAGGCCGCGTTCACCGAAAGCGAGGAATGGCTCGTCGACCAATGCGCCAGGTTGCCGTTCCCCGACGCCGAACGGCTGGTCAGGTACTGGCGTCAACGCGCCGACGCCGCCGCCGCTGAGGAAGAGGCCGAACGCAACGAGAGCGCGAACGCGTTGCACGCGTCCGCGATCTTGGATGGCACGGTGGTGATCAACGGTCAACTCGACGCAGTGTCGGGGGCGGTGTTCACCAACGAACTCAACCGCCTGGAACGCCAGCTGCTGCTCGCTGACAAGGCGCAACTGGTGGTGAGAACCGCTGCGCAGCGGCGGGCGGCGGCGTTGGTGGAGATGGCCAAACGATCGGCCGCGTCCAAGACCGGTCGGCAGCGGCCACTTGTCACCGTGCTCGTCGGCGACGAGACGTTGCGGCACATGTGTGAGTTGTCCAACGGCACGGTGATCACCCCCGGCCAAGCGGCCGGGCTGGTCAACGACGCGTTGGTGGAATCGGTGATCTTCGACAACAAGACCACCGTCATCGCCGTCACCCACAAACGCCGCTTCACCGGCGCTTTGCGGCGCGCGATCGAAGTGCGTGACCGCCGCTGCCAACACAGCTCCGGCTGCTACCAGAGCGTGGAGCGTTGCGACGTCGACCACATCACCGCTTGGCGTGACGGCGGGCAGACCAGCCAGTTCAACGGACGGCTGCTGTGCGCCTTCCACAACCGCCACCCCGACGTCAGCGACCACCACCAGGTCAAACCCCAACCGGTGAGACCGATCGACGACCTCGACCGCCTCCGCGCCCTCATCCGCTGGCGCAACCAACAAGCATAA
- a CDS encoding MFS transporter gives MTTSSDAAAAAIDTHGIDPEVYHRRSVILAVLCLSLVLVVATVSSVNVAIPSIARELRPSDTQLLWIVAAYAVVFAGLLLPAGALGDRYGRKGALQVGLVIFAVASTLCAVMQSPNSLIMMRGVMGVGAALIMPSTLSLLTSVFPPHERRRAIAVWAGFAGAGGAIGPLLGGALVEHFWFGAVFWVPAPIALVALVAISLMAPSSRDPQVRKLDLGGALLSLTGFGALLFAIIQGPELGWTDALTLGAFALSVLALVGFVLYERAIAEPMLDMGYFAIPKFSNGALGITFVFFGMFAMFFTLTQYLQYVKGYSPLGAGLRGMPFGITMILVSPRGPKLVERFGTRLVIVTGIVMASAGLFLLSLSQQDTPYWRTALALVVMAFGPALAVAALTAGLMSSVPTAKAGVGSAVNDTTREVGGAIGIAIIGTIVNSVYADRLSPAVAQLPEPLRELAKDSVARADLVAEETGVEALRVAARAAFVDAIGIGLKVGAAIVLAVAVVLAFTLPSPADDTVVTRG, from the coding sequence ATGACCACGAGCTCCGACGCGGCTGCAGCCGCCATCGACACCCACGGCATCGACCCCGAGGTGTACCACCGCCGCTCCGTGATCCTCGCCGTCTTGTGCCTCAGCCTGGTGCTGGTCGTCGCCACGGTCAGTTCGGTCAACGTCGCCATCCCCTCGATCGCGCGAGAGCTGCGCCCCTCCGATACCCAGCTGCTGTGGATCGTGGCCGCATACGCAGTGGTGTTCGCTGGCCTGCTGCTGCCCGCGGGGGCGCTCGGCGACCGTTACGGCCGCAAGGGTGCGCTCCAAGTCGGCCTCGTCATCTTCGCGGTGGCGTCGACGCTGTGCGCGGTGATGCAGTCGCCGAACTCGCTGATCATGATGCGCGGGGTGATGGGCGTCGGCGCAGCGCTGATCATGCCTTCGACGCTGTCGCTCCTCACGAGCGTCTTCCCGCCGCACGAACGCCGCCGGGCGATCGCGGTCTGGGCGGGCTTCGCCGGGGCAGGAGGCGCCATCGGCCCGCTGCTCGGCGGCGCGTTGGTGGAGCACTTCTGGTTCGGGGCGGTGTTCTGGGTGCCGGCACCGATCGCTCTCGTGGCGCTCGTCGCGATCTCCTTGATGGCGCCGTCGTCGCGTGACCCGCAGGTTCGCAAGCTCGACCTCGGCGGGGCGTTGCTGTCGCTCACCGGCTTCGGGGCGCTGCTGTTCGCGATCATCCAAGGTCCCGAGCTCGGATGGACGGACGCGCTCACGCTCGGGGCGTTTGCGCTTTCCGTATTGGCTCTCGTCGGATTCGTCCTGTACGAGCGCGCCATTGCCGAGCCGATGCTCGACATGGGTTACTTCGCGATCCCGAAGTTCTCGAACGGCGCGCTCGGGATCACGTTCGTGTTCTTCGGCATGTTCGCGATGTTCTTCACGCTGACCCAGTACCTGCAGTACGTGAAGGGCTACAGCCCGCTCGGTGCCGGGCTGCGCGGCATGCCCTTCGGGATCACGATGATCCTCGTCTCACCCCGCGGGCCCAAGCTGGTCGAGCGGTTCGGGACGCGGCTCGTGATCGTGACGGGGATCGTGATGGCCTCGGCAGGGCTGTTCTTGCTTTCCCTTTCGCAGCAGGACACGCCGTACTGGCGCACCGCGCTGGCGCTGGTGGTGATGGCGTTTGGGCCGGCATTGGCGGTAGCTGCGCTGACCGCCGGGTTGATGTCGTCGGTGCCCACCGCGAAGGCAGGTGTGGGCTCGGCGGTCAACGACACCACTCGTGAGGTGGGCGGCGCCATTGGCATCGCCATCATCGGGACGATCGTCAACAGCGTCTATGCAGACCGGCTTTCACCGGCAGTCGCTCAGCTGCCCGAGCCGCTGCGTGAGCTGGCCAAGGACTCGGTCGCCCGCGCCGACCTCGTCGCCGAAGAGACCGGTGTCGAGGCTCTGCGTGTGGCTGCACGGGCGGCGTTCGTAGACGCCATCGGCATCGGTCTGAAGGTTGGCGCCGCGATCGTGCTCGCCGTCGCGGTGGTTCTCGCGTTCACGCTTCCTTCACCCGCCGACGACACCGTCGTCACGCGAGGCTGA